The following proteins are co-located in the Desulfomonilaceae bacterium genome:
- a CDS encoding TetR/AcrR family transcriptional regulator, whose translation MSPVALGNVNTNFENLPRRDREKLRQRGEILDAALRLFSEKGYHNVSMHEIAGKAEFGIGTLYKFFTNKEDLYKALIMEMAEKWHHALMQVLEQERNPLQAINRYIALRRELFFDNLPVMRLYFAETRGASFHIRAGLDQDLLKLHDEGIEKLASFFQKGIKAHLFRSLDPYYMALALDGTINAFLFSVMNDPAQFRAGDNLSIATDIFFRGVLDK comes from the coding sequence ATGAGTCCTGTAGCGCTTGGGAATGTCAACACAAATTTTGAAAACCTTCCGCGTCGAGACCGAGAGAAATTACGTCAGCGCGGAGAGATACTCGACGCTGCGCTAAGACTCTTCTCGGAAAAGGGGTATCACAACGTCTCTATGCACGAGATTGCAGGAAAGGCAGAGTTCGGGATCGGAACATTATATAAATTTTTCACTAATAAGGAGGACTTGTACAAGGCCCTTATCATGGAGATGGCGGAAAAGTGGCACCATGCTCTCATGCAGGTCCTCGAACAGGAACGGAATCCTCTGCAAGCCATCAACAGGTACATCGCCCTCCGTCGGGAACTGTTTTTCGATAATCTACCGGTCATGCGCCTGTATTTTGCCGAAACCAGAGGAGCGAGCTTCCACATAAGAGCTGGTTTGGACCAAGATCTCCTTAAGCTCCACGATGAAGGAATTGAGAAATTGGCATCATTCTTTCAGAAGGGCATCAAAGCTCATCTGTTCCGGAGCCTTGATCCCTATTATATGGCACTGGCGCTTGACGGAACGATCAACGCTTTTCTTTTTAGCGTCATGAACGATCCCGCCCAATTTAGAGCGGGGGACAATCTGTCAATCGCCACGGACATTTTTTTCAGAGGGGTGCTGGACAAGTGA